A stretch of Deferribacter autotrophicus DNA encodes these proteins:
- a CDS encoding PPC domain-containing DNA-binding protein — MEGMWYKECSQGRRFIIKISPKESIVKKLIEFATEVKIKNAVVVSAVGSVKDVVFRGIKTGAKLPITEPRMHIHRVEGPLELLGLEGNIFPTEDDKVDCHLHILVAKSSGEVLGGHLFDAEVFATCEVVVTEILASGVERYRSKSGGVKTIFIEE, encoded by the coding sequence ATGGAAGGAATGTGGTATAAAGAGTGTAGCCAGGGCAGAAGATTTATTATCAAAATCTCTCCTAAAGAGAGTATTGTTAAGAAGTTGATAGAGTTTGCTACAGAGGTAAAAATTAAAAATGCTGTGGTAGTTTCTGCCGTTGGTTCAGTAAAAGATGTTGTATTCAGAGGGATAAAGACAGGTGCAAAGCTTCCAATTACCGAGCCTAGGATGCACATTCATAGAGTTGAGGGTCCCTTGGAACTGCTTGGATTAGAAGGCAATATCTTTCCCACAGAGGACGATAAAGTTGATTGTCATTTACATATTTTGGTTGCCAAATCATCTGGCGAGGTTTTGGGTGGGCATTTGTTTGATGCAGAGGTGTTCGCTACTTGTGAAGTGGTTGTTACAGAGATTCTTGCTAGTGGAGTTGAAAGATATAGATCTAAAAGTGGCGGTGTAAAAACTATTTTTATTGAGGAGTAA
- a CDS encoding triphosphoribosyl-dephospho-CoA synthase gives MFLKSSKTSYLKKVAYFLRIGALVELFLTPKPGLVDLIDSGSHRDLDFDKMYRSILIMKDYHDELITGLCDGFSFADLQQIGIKAETRMYDMFGTNTHKGYIFLSGLLLCSLYLSDDSQDNIRLKIIELSKEHFSDDKKFTNTFGGIANECLKGLPSVFEEGLPALSFYYSFSKDIKTSLFYLLARLMQTVEDTTAIRRCGIEGLKRLKRDGFEIERSILLGENYKNLLISINREYQKLNLTMGGVADILGICVGFFYAKKTGITLLF, from the coding sequence GTGTTTTTGAAATCATCGAAAACTTCTTATCTAAAAAAAGTAGCTTACTTTCTTAGAATAGGTGCATTGGTAGAGCTGTTTCTTACGCCAAAGCCCGGTCTTGTAGATTTAATTGATTCTGGTTCTCATAGAGATCTTGATTTTGACAAGATGTATAGATCTATTTTAATTATGAAAGATTATCATGATGAGCTAATTACGGGGCTTTGCGATGGCTTTAGTTTTGCAGATTTGCAACAGATTGGGATAAAAGCAGAAACAAGAATGTATGATATGTTTGGAACAAACACTCATAAGGGCTATATTTTTTTGAGTGGTTTATTGTTATGCAGTTTATATCTTTCTGATGATAGTCAGGATAATATAAGGTTAAAGATAATAGAGTTGTCTAAAGAGCATTTTTCAGATGATAAAAAGTTTACTAACACTTTTGGTGGTATTGCTAATGAATGTCTGAAAGGACTGCCTTCTGTATTTGAAGAAGGACTGCCGGCTTTGTCTTTTTACTACAGTTTTTCGAAAGATATTAAAACCTCTCTTTTTTATTTGTTAGCGAGGTTGATGCAGACTGTGGAAGATACAACTGCTATTCGCAGATGTGGTATAGAAGGCTTAAAAAGATTGAAAAGAGATGGTTTTGAAATTGAACGATCGATTTTATTGGGGGAAAATTATAAAAATTTGCTTATAAGCATAAATAGGGAATATCAAAAATTGAATCTTACCATGGGGGGAGTAGCTGATATTTTGGGAATATGTGTGGGATTTTTTTACGCTAAAAAGACTGGCATCACATTACTTTTTTAG
- the citF gene encoding citrate lyase subunit alpha gives MVKNSLGRIIPESFNGKKLIPYKDPYSLMPKGKRAEKSLKRVGPGHKKLLKSLKDAILAAGLKDGMTISTHHHLRNGDYLLNMIIKEIDELGIRGIKIASSSIHPVHAALIPYIEKGVIAGFECGVNGPIGELVSKGELKCPVTVRTHGGRARSVIEGDVEIDVAFIAAPTCDEYGNINGYFGPSACGSLGYAHTDAMYAKTVIAVTDNLVEYPVSPISIPQTLIDYVVTVDKLGDPEKIVSTTTRITKDPVGLIIAKYAAEVIEASGLLKNGFSFQTGSGGISLAVAENVKNKMIEKKIKGSFGCGGITGYFVEMLEAGLFNVLFDVQCFDLKAVQSIGKNMNHIEISADMYANPFNCGAVVNKLDAVILGATEVDVNFNVNVNTESNGYLLHNTGGHSDTAAGAKLAIIVAPSIRGRLPIIRDEVTTITTPGETVDVIVTERGIAVNDKHEDLKKELIKRKLPVKDISELQKEIYAITGRPKPLDFEDEVVALIEYRDGSIIDVVRKVKE, from the coding sequence ATGGTGAAGAATAGTTTGGGCAGGATTATACCTGAAAGTTTTAATGGAAAAAAACTTATCCCTTATAAAGATCCATATAGTCTTATGCCGAAAGGGAAAAGAGCGGAAAAATCTCTAAAAAGAGTAGGCCCTGGACACAAAAAGCTGCTAAAAAGTCTTAAAGATGCAATTTTAGCTGCTGGTTTGAAGGATGGAATGACTATTTCAACTCATCACCATTTGAGAAATGGGGATTACCTGCTGAATATGATTATAAAAGAGATTGATGAGTTGGGTATTAGAGGGATAAAAATTGCTTCCAGTTCCATTCATCCCGTTCATGCTGCTCTCATACCATATATAGAAAAAGGGGTTATTGCCGGTTTTGAATGTGGAGTGAATGGCCCTATAGGTGAGCTTGTATCAAAAGGAGAATTGAAGTGCCCTGTTACTGTTAGAACACATGGAGGCAGAGCAAGGTCTGTAATTGAAGGAGACGTTGAGATAGATGTAGCTTTTATTGCTGCACCTACCTGTGATGAGTATGGTAATATAAATGGTTATTTTGGTCCTTCGGCGTGTGGTAGCCTTGGATATGCACATACCGATGCTATGTATGCAAAAACTGTGATTGCTGTTACTGACAATTTAGTAGAATATCCAGTTTCACCGATAAGCATTCCGCAGACATTGATAGATTATGTTGTAACTGTGGATAAATTGGGTGATCCAGAAAAAATTGTTTCAACCACAACAAGGATAACTAAGGATCCTGTAGGATTGATAATTGCAAAATATGCAGCAGAGGTAATTGAGGCATCGGGGCTGCTTAAGAATGGATTTTCTTTTCAAACAGGTAGTGGTGGGATCTCTCTTGCAGTAGCAGAAAATGTTAAAAATAAAATGATTGAGAAGAAGATAAAGGGAAGTTTTGGATGTGGTGGTATTACGGGATATTTTGTAGAGATGTTGGAAGCTGGGTTGTTTAATGTTCTTTTTGACGTTCAGTGTTTTGATTTAAAGGCTGTTCAGTCTATTGGGAAAAATATGAATCATATAGAAATAAGCGCAGATATGTATGCAAATCCTTTTAATTGTGGTGCTGTTGTAAATAAGTTGGATGCTGTTATATTGGGTGCCACCGAAGTTGATGTCAATTTCAATGTTAACGTAAACACTGAATCAAACGGTTATCTTCTTCACAATACAGGTGGACACAGCGATACTGCAGCTGGAGCAAAACTTGCAATTATCGTGGCTCCATCAATAAGGGGAAGACTTCCTATAATAAGAGATGAAGTTACTACAATCACTACTCCTGGAGAAACTGTAGATGTTATTGTGACGGAAAGGGGAATTGCTGTTAATGATAAACATGAAGATTTGAAGAAGGAGTTGATAAAGAGAAAGCTTCCTGTAAAGGACATAAGCGAGTTGCAAAAGGAAATTTATGCGATAACTGGCAGGCCAAAGCCTCTGGATTTTGAAGATGAAGTAGTAGCATTGATTGAATACAGGGATGGATCTATCATCGATGTCGTTAGAAAAGTTAAGGAATGA
- the citC gene encoding [citrate (pro-3S)-lyase] ligase, with product MRIIDLLTENQIEKARKFLNGFGLSFEDTYDEIIGVYVGEKLIGTGAYHKNVLKMVAVDKDYQNQDVLGLILTELIDRCYRAGYEHLFLFTLPSNIESFTALNFKLLITTSKAALLEYGNDINTFLNRYKDYVHEGENGGVVVNCNPFTKGHRYLIERASKEVDWLYVFVVREDRSTFSFEDRYKLVKKGVEDLKNVVVLNTGPYAVSSVTFPSYFLHDKKDTMISQIEVDLKIFCKYFAPFFYIRKRFVGTEPYCNITNTYNEMMKKILPSYGIELVEIERLKNGEGFVSASKVRKFLAENRIEEIKNLVPDVTYNYLLDLKEKEKLCSINIKGRH from the coding sequence ATGAGAATAATTGATTTACTCACGGAAAATCAGATTGAAAAAGCAAGAAAATTTCTAAATGGTTTTGGACTGTCTTTTGAAGATACATATGATGAGATTATTGGGGTATATGTAGGAGAAAAGTTAATAGGAACTGGAGCTTACCACAAAAATGTTTTGAAAATGGTAGCTGTTGATAAGGATTATCAAAATCAGGATGTATTGGGCCTTATTTTAACCGAGCTAATTGATAGATGTTACAGGGCAGGATATGAGCATTTATTTCTATTTACTCTTCCTTCAAATATAGAAAGTTTTACCGCATTGAATTTTAAACTGCTCATCACCACATCTAAAGCTGCTCTGTTAGAATATGGAAATGATATAAATACATTTTTAAACAGATATAAAGATTATGTGCATGAAGGTGAAAATGGAGGGGTTGTTGTAAACTGTAATCCTTTCACCAAAGGACACAGATATTTAATTGAGAGAGCATCAAAAGAGGTTGATTGGTTATATGTCTTTGTTGTGAGAGAGGACAGGTCAACTTTCTCCTTTGAAGACAGATATAAGCTGGTGAAAAAAGGTGTGGAAGATTTAAAAAATGTTGTTGTTTTAAATACAGGGCCTTATGCTGTCAGTAGTGTTACATTCCCATCCTATTTTTTGCATGACAAAAAAGATACTATGATTTCTCAGATAGAAGTTGATCTAAAAATATTCTGTAAATACTTTGCTCCATTTTTTTATATTCGAAAAAGGTTTGTTGGGACAGAACCGTATTGTAACATTACTAACACATATAATGAGATGATGAAGAAGATACTACCTTCATACGGTATTGAGCTTGTTGAGATCGAAAGGCTTAAAAATGGTGAGGGGTTTGTTAGTGCATCAAAAGTGAGAAAATTCTTGGCAGAAAACAGAATAGAAGAAATAAAGAATTTGGTCCCAGATGTTACTTATAACTATTTGTTGGATTTGAAAGAAAAAGAAAAGTTATGTTCGATAAATATAAAGGGGAGACACTGA
- the btsR gene encoding two-component system response regulator BtsR, whose product MKLKAVIIDDEHYARQELKFLLDEFEEIEVIAECSNAFEGIKIINKFKPDIIFLDVQMPGIDGFDMLKLIDDEKIPYVVFVSAYDEYAIKAFEEDALDYVLKPVEKERLSKTIEKIRGALIQGSKPHYNMGKLSKIPCSIKNVIKLVDVDEIQYVKSDITGVHIVTEEREYFTDLTLKTIEQKTDLFRCHKQYLINLDKIDEILLQENGSAIIITHNKFRVSVSRRYFKVLKEVLGI is encoded by the coding sequence GTGAAACTAAAGGCAGTTATAATTGATGATGAACATTATGCAAGACAAGAGTTGAAGTTTTTACTTGATGAATTTGAGGAAATCGAGGTAATTGCTGAATGTTCAAATGCTTTTGAGGGTATCAAAATTATAAATAAGTTTAAGCCTGATATCATTTTTTTGGACGTTCAGATGCCTGGAATAGATGGTTTTGATATGTTAAAACTGATTGATGATGAAAAAATTCCTTATGTTGTTTTTGTCTCTGCTTATGACGAGTATGCCATTAAGGCGTTTGAAGAGGATGCTCTTGATTATGTGTTAAAACCGGTTGAAAAAGAGAGATTAAGTAAGACGATTGAAAAAATTCGTGGAGCTTTGATTCAAGGTAGCAAACCTCATTATAATATGGGAAAACTTTCAAAAATTCCTTGCAGTATAAAAAACGTTATAAAACTTGTTGATGTGGATGAGATCCAGTATGTAAAATCTGATATTACAGGTGTGCATATTGTTACAGAAGAGAGAGAGTATTTTACTGATTTAACGTTGAAGACAATAGAACAAAAAACTGATCTGTTCAGATGTCATAAGCAATATCTTATAAATCTTGATAAAATTGATGAAATACTTCTTCAAGAAAATGGTTCTGCTATAATTATCACTCACAACAAATTCCGTGTTTCTGTAAGCAGAAGATATTTTAAGGTATTGAAAGAAGTGTTAGGTATTTAG
- a CDS encoding carbon starvation CstA family protein, which translates to MLIFFACVALLIGGYFIYGKIVDRIFGSDPNRITPAKELNDGVDFVEMSPKKIFLIQLLNIAGLGPIFGPILGALYGPIALIWIVIGTIFAGAVHDYFSGMLSIRYKGASIPDIVGENLGFGFKQFMRVFSVVLLLLVGIVFVLGPAKLLANLSGANTALWVAVIFAYYFIATILPIDKIIGKVYPLFGAILLFMAVGLITALMVKGYHFYPEVSLTNLHPKHLPLWPLMFITIACGAISGFHSTQSPMMARCLPNEKYGRMVFYGAMVGEGLIALIWATLGMSFYNNPEALNAVLAKGGPALVVKDISTTLLGAVGGLFAILGVVVLPITSGDTAFRSARLIIAEFLKISQKEGVKRLLIAVPLFIVGFIISKSNFGVIWRYFGWANQTLATVTLWAAAAYLIKEGKLHWIATIPATFMTAVVTTYLAYAKIGFGLNLNTSTIIGIVVAILSFITFMMKFRFPKIVEAENVS; encoded by the coding sequence ATGTTAATATTTTTTGCATGTGTAGCGCTGTTAATTGGCGGATATTTCATTTATGGTAAGATAGTTGACAGGATTTTTGGCTCAGATCCAAACCGTATCACTCCAGCCAAAGAATTGAATGACGGTGTTGATTTTGTGGAGATGTCTCCGAAAAAAATATTCTTAATTCAGTTACTGAATATTGCTGGTTTGGGGCCAATATTTGGTCCTATATTGGGAGCATTGTATGGGCCTATTGCCCTGATATGGATCGTTATCGGTACAATTTTTGCTGGTGCGGTTCATGATTATTTTTCAGGTATGCTTTCCATCAGGTATAAAGGGGCAAGTATTCCGGATATTGTTGGGGAAAATCTTGGTTTTGGATTTAAGCAGTTTATGAGAGTCTTTTCTGTAGTTTTATTGCTGCTTGTTGGAATAGTTTTTGTACTTGGACCAGCAAAACTTCTTGCTAATCTTTCAGGAGCAAATACAGCTTTGTGGGTAGCTGTTATTTTTGCGTATTATTTTATTGCTACAATCCTTCCAATTGATAAAATTATTGGTAAGGTTTATCCTCTTTTTGGCGCGATATTACTTTTTATGGCTGTGGGCTTGATTACAGCATTGATGGTGAAGGGGTATCATTTCTACCCAGAGGTTTCTCTGACAAATTTGCACCCTAAACATTTACCTCTCTGGCCTTTGATGTTTATAACAATTGCTTGTGGTGCTATTAGTGGTTTTCATTCAACACAATCTCCTATGATGGCAAGATGCTTACCAAATGAAAAGTATGGTCGAATGGTGTTTTATGGAGCAATGGTTGGTGAAGGTTTAATTGCTTTGATTTGGGCGACGCTGGGTATGTCTTTTTACAATAATCCAGAGGCGTTGAACGCTGTTCTTGCGAAAGGGGGGCCTGCGCTGGTAGTTAAAGATATATCTACTACTTTGCTTGGCGCAGTAGGAGGATTGTTTGCAATTCTTGGTGTTGTTGTACTCCCTATCACCTCTGGTGATACAGCATTTCGTAGTGCAAGGCTCATAATTGCAGAATTTCTTAAAATTTCTCAAAAAGAAGGTGTTAAAAGATTATTAATTGCAGTTCCTCTTTTTATTGTAGGTTTCATAATTTCAAAGTCCAATTTTGGAGTTATATGGAGATACTTTGGCTGGGCAAATCAAACACTTGCAACGGTGACACTCTGGGCTGCTGCAGCATATCTCATTAAAGAGGGCAAATTGCACTGGATAGCAACAATACCTGCAACATTTATGACAGCTGTTGTTACAACTTACCTTGCTTATGCTAAGATTGGTTTTGGATTAAATCTGAACACTTCTACAATAATCGGTATTGTTGTGGCGATATTGTCTTTTATCACATTTATGATGAAATTTAGATTTCCTAAAATTGTTGAAGCGGAAAATGTAAGTTAA
- a CDS encoding ABC1 kinase family protein gives MNFIRTFRNINRLKEILFVIASHGFGKYLDDIYLSSLIGFGKKIITFGRYKRTSALPVEVRIREMLETLGPTFIKLGQMLSTRDDLIPAKLAQELSKLQDSVLSIPFEKINEKLKRIYKEPSKYFDYIEETPLAAASIAQVHRARLKNGQDVVLKIKREGIKEQVETDFAIALWIAKTAERYIEEAAELRISEYLEEFYNQLQKELDFEIEIAYMKRFKEFFKDNSKIVIPEVFEDISNDDVIVMSYHSGIPIDEIERLKKAGFDTKEIAEVGVDFYMQQVFDLHLFHGDPHPGNFVIDEKGRIVVFDFGIVGKIDRELLIHLSHLFKCLIEFDIEALVDEFVNFGIINEDQDIRKIKSELTDLLLPVYGKELERVNMKKSIERIFVIGKKFKFYFPKDYFLIMKTFMFLEATGRKLYPDFNMIEYAKEYAYKVIKHELSFDILLNDFKRLIADYKYVIENFPKNYKRLVKKIENAELGVNVIIKELDEYIKHHDRASNRLGFSIMIAFTVFSSTIMLIENFGPKIYGISAFGIAGLFASMMMGILLAIGYFKSGRL, from the coding sequence TTGAATTTTATTAGGACCTTTCGTAATATTAATAGATTAAAAGAGATTCTTTTTGTAATAGCTAGCCACGGTTTTGGTAAATATCTAGATGATATTTATTTGTCATCTTTGATTGGTTTTGGGAAAAAAATCATAACGTTTGGAAGATATAAGAGAACGTCTGCATTACCTGTAGAAGTTCGTATCAGAGAAATGCTTGAAACTCTTGGACCTACTTTTATAAAACTTGGGCAGATGTTAAGCACAAGGGATGATTTAATCCCAGCTAAACTTGCTCAGGAACTTTCAAAATTACAGGATTCAGTTCTTTCTATCCCTTTTGAAAAAATAAATGAAAAGTTAAAGAGAATATACAAAGAACCATCTAAATATTTTGATTATATTGAAGAAACTCCTTTAGCAGCTGCTTCCATTGCTCAGGTGCACAGAGCACGTTTGAAGAATGGTCAAGATGTTGTCTTAAAAATAAAAAGGGAGGGGATAAAAGAACAGGTTGAAACCGATTTTGCAATTGCATTGTGGATTGCAAAGACTGCAGAGAGATATATCGAAGAAGCAGCGGAATTGAGAATAAGTGAGTATCTGGAAGAGTTTTACAACCAATTGCAGAAAGAGTTGGATTTTGAAATTGAAATTGCATATATGAAAAGATTTAAAGAATTCTTCAAAGATAATTCAAAAATTGTGATTCCTGAAGTCTTTGAAGATATAAGTAATGATGATGTCATTGTAATGAGTTATCATTCTGGTATCCCTATTGATGAAATAGAAAGATTAAAAAAGGCTGGTTTTGATACTAAAGAAATTGCTGAAGTTGGTGTAGATTTTTATATGCAGCAGGTTTTTGATTTACATCTTTTTCATGGAGATCCTCATCCAGGGAATTTTGTGATAGATGAGAAAGGACGAATTGTTGTCTTTGATTTTGGTATTGTAGGGAAGATAGATAGAGAGTTATTAATACATTTGAGTCATTTATTTAAGTGTTTAATAGAGTTTGATATTGAAGCACTTGTTGATGAATTTGTAAATTTTGGAATTATTAATGAAGATCAAGATATTAGAAAGATAAAAAGTGAACTTACCGATTTATTGCTTCCTGTTTATGGTAAAGAACTTGAAAGAGTAAATATGAAGAAAAGTATTGAAAGGATATTTGTAATTGGGAAAAAATTTAAGTTTTATTTTCCTAAAGATTATTTTTTAATTATGAAGACTTTTATGTTTTTAGAAGCTACTGGTAGAAAATTGTATCCTGATTTTAACATGATTGAATATGCAAAGGAGTATGCATATAAAGTGATCAAACATGAACTTTCGTTTGACATTTTATTAAATGATTTTAAAAGACTTATTGCTGATTACAAATATGTAATTGAAAATTTTCCTAAAAACTATAAGAGGTTGGTAAAAAAAATTGAAAATGCTGAATTAGGAGTAAATGTTATAATCAAGGAGCTTGATGAGTATATCAAGCATCATGATAGAGCATCAAACAGGTTAGGTTTTAGTATAATGATTGCTTTTACAGTTTTTTCAAGTACTATAATGTTGATAGAAAATTTTGGACCAAAAATTTATGGTATTTCAGCTTTTGGTATTGCAGGTCTTTTTGCTTCCATGATGATGGGGATATTGTTAGCAATTGGTTATTTTAAATCAGGAAGGTTGTAA
- a CDS encoding HpcH/HpaI aldolase/citrate lyase family protein, whose amino-acid sequence MAKNFKLIRSLLYVPGNMPSMLQNIPIFDCDGVIIDLEDAVPINEKDAARILVKSFLKIFHDRKQLIFIRINPIDSKWWYEDLKAVLPEKPDGIRLPKADTPEIVERLDTVLTEFEEELGFEIGHFKIIPSIESALGVINSIKIARSSKRVIALAFGAEDYTASMEIERTKSGEELFHARTRVVWAAKAAGIQAIDTIFADVSDMDGLRKETELIKKLGFTGKSLVNPRQIDVVHDVFAPSKEEIEYALQVVEAIERAREMGTGVVSLNGKMVDAPVVRRAVRVLKTAYSLGLIDEDIDEEVIYGEE is encoded by the coding sequence ATGGCAAAAAATTTTAAGCTTATAAGATCCTTACTTTATGTTCCTGGTAATATGCCCTCAATGCTGCAAAATATCCCGATATTTGACTGTGATGGCGTGATTATAGATTTAGAGGACGCAGTTCCAATAAATGAAAAGGATGCTGCACGTATTTTGGTAAAAAGCTTTTTAAAGATATTTCATGATAGAAAACAATTAATTTTCATTAGAATTAATCCAATTGATAGTAAATGGTGGTATGAAGATTTGAAGGCAGTGTTACCAGAGAAACCTGATGGTATCAGGCTTCCAAAAGCAGATACTCCTGAGATTGTAGAAAGATTGGATACAGTTTTGACAGAGTTTGAGGAAGAGCTTGGATTTGAAATTGGTCATTTCAAAATAATCCCCTCAATAGAGAGTGCTTTGGGTGTTATTAATTCTATAAAAATAGCTCGTTCATCAAAACGTGTAATCGCCTTAGCTTTTGGTGCGGAAGACTATACAGCAAGTATGGAAATTGAGAGAACCAAGAGCGGTGAGGAATTGTTTCATGCAAGAACAAGGGTAGTATGGGCGGCAAAAGCTGCAGGGATCCAGGCAATTGATACGATTTTTGCTGATGTAAGTGATATGGATGGGCTTAGGAAAGAAACTGAGCTTATTAAAAAGTTGGGATTTACGGGTAAATCTCTGGTTAATCCCAGACAAATAGATGTTGTACATGATGTATTTGCTCCTAGCAAAGAAGAAATTGAATATGCTTTACAGGTTGTTGAAGCTATTGAGAGAGCAAGGGAGATGGGTACAGGTGTTGTATCGTTGAATGGTAAAATGGTTGATGCTCCTGTAGTAAGAAGAGCGGTAAGAGTATTAAAGACTGCCTATTCTTTAGGTTTGATTGATGAAGACATTGATGAAGAGGTAATCTATGGTGAAGAATAG
- the citX gene encoding citrate lyase holo-[acyl-carrier protein] synthase has protein sequence MSLEKLRNDLLLDREKREEKICELLQRVKIPVVFFSLNIPGENKALPGTKELASFGIKLICTKVKDVQLIEDGVDTLGHYALFIVNGDVCHIKRKMVEIEEMFDFCRLFDIDVYDVSARQIKRKDLGLSERKCLICDKLAYECITERKHREDELVKRVFEIIENFLSKKSSLLS, from the coding sequence ATGTCGTTAGAAAAGTTAAGGAATGATTTATTATTGGATAGAGAAAAGCGTGAGGAAAAGATATGTGAATTGTTGCAAAGAGTTAAAATACCTGTGGTCTTTTTTTCTTTGAATATCCCTGGGGAAAATAAAGCATTACCTGGGACAAAAGAACTTGCTTCTTTTGGTATAAAACTTATATGCACCAAGGTAAAAGATGTTCAGCTTATCGAGGATGGAGTGGATACTCTGGGCCATTATGCTCTTTTTATCGTGAATGGAGATGTTTGCCATATAAAGAGGAAGATGGTTGAAATAGAAGAGATGTTCGATTTTTGCAGGCTTTTTGACATTGATGTCTATGATGTTTCTGCAAGGCAGATTAAACGGAAAGATTTGGGACTTTCAGAGAGAAAATGCTTAATTTGTGATAAACTGGCTTACGAATGCATCACTGAAAGAAAACACAGAGAGGATGAACTTGTCAAACGTGTTTTTGAAATCATCGAAAACTTCTTATCTAAAAAAAGTAGCTTACTTTCTTAG
- the citD gene encoding citrate lyase acyl carrier protein gives MEIKRKAKAGTMQSSDLMVFVEPFHELKIEIESTVKKQFEDLIRERVMDVLKRLNVEKGYFKISDRGALDYSIEARVETAVRRGAE, from the coding sequence ATGGAGATCAAAAGAAAGGCAAAAGCAGGTACCATGCAGTCATCAGACTTGATGGTATTTGTAGAACCATTTCATGAGTTAAAAATAGAAATAGAATCCACCGTGAAAAAACAATTTGAGGATTTGATTAGAGAAAGGGTAATGGATGTGCTGAAAAGACTAAATGTTGAAAAGGGGTATTTCAAAATTTCTGATAGGGGAGCGTTGGATTATAGTATAGAAGCAAGGGTTGAAACTGCTGTGAGAAGAGGAGCGGAGTAG